From the genome of Streptomyces sp. NBC_01116, one region includes:
- a CDS encoding acyl-CoA dehydrogenase family protein — MMNPREAITTARAVAERLREDAVERLHANQPPLGEIQLLRESGLLAVDPDDHRTTHAVTRLVSAGDASIGHLLGYHYLHLWRASLYDNDELARSLRQDVVAEQLFVAAVSNPRDTVTATEVGDGLSVSGRGAFATGCAVADRLFVSATRSDRGARLVVVARRGAGGISHPSDWDNLGQRLTASGSIAFQDVRIDPVDVLGTFPVDEDESSPRWLRLSLVSLAFQAVLTQVLVGIVEGALAEAAQYTRESSRPWPASGLENAVDDPHILAGYGDLVATLRAARLLAGEATRAFAEADAAGLALTSAERGRAGLTISAAKVVSSRTATEVTSRIFDLTGARATARSSGLDRFWRDARTLTLHDPLVYKAQELGTSLLTGKVPPITAYS; from the coding sequence ATGATGAACCCGAGAGAAGCCATCACCACCGCCCGTGCCGTCGCCGAGCGACTGCGCGAGGACGCGGTCGAGCGACTGCACGCCAACCAGCCTCCACTGGGCGAGATACAACTGCTGCGCGAGAGCGGGCTGTTGGCCGTCGACCCCGACGATCATCGGACCACGCACGCCGTCACCCGGCTCGTGTCCGCCGGCGACGCCTCGATCGGACACCTCCTTGGCTACCACTACCTGCACCTGTGGCGTGCCTCCCTCTACGACAACGACGAGTTGGCCCGCTCGCTACGTCAGGACGTCGTCGCCGAGCAGTTGTTCGTGGCCGCGGTGAGCAACCCGCGCGACACCGTCACCGCCACCGAGGTCGGGGACGGGCTCTCGGTCTCCGGCCGGGGTGCCTTTGCCACCGGCTGCGCGGTCGCCGACCGCCTGTTCGTCAGCGCGACCCGCTCCGACCGCGGCGCGCGGCTCGTGGTGGTCGCCCGCCGCGGCGCGGGCGGGATCTCGCACCCGTCGGACTGGGACAACCTCGGTCAGCGCCTGACCGCAAGTGGGAGCATCGCCTTCCAGGACGTCCGGATCGACCCCGTCGACGTGCTCGGTACGTTCCCCGTCGACGAGGACGAGTCGAGCCCGCGCTGGCTGCGCCTGTCACTCGTCTCGCTGGCCTTCCAGGCCGTGCTCACGCAGGTCCTCGTCGGCATCGTCGAGGGCGCGCTCGCCGAGGCCGCCCAGTACACGCGCGAGTCCTCGCGCCCCTGGCCGGCGAGCGGCCTGGAGAACGCGGTCGACGACCCGCACATCCTCGCCGGATACGGAGACCTCGTCGCAACCCTCCGCGCGGCACGCCTCCTCGCCGGCGAGGCGACCCGGGCCTTCGCGGAGGCCGACGCAGCCGGTCTCGCTCTGACCTCGGCCGAACGCGGCCGGGCCGGGCTCACGATCTCAGCCGCCAAGGTGGTGTCCTCCCGCACGGCGACGGAGGTGACCAGCCGCATCTTCGACCTCACCGGAGCCCGAGCGACGGCACGCTCCTCGGGCCTCGACCGCTTCTGGCGCGACGCCCGGACGCTCACCCTGCACGACCCTCTCGTGTACAAGGCCCAGGAACTGGGCACATCGCTCCTCACCGGAAAGGTCCCACCGATCACCGCGTACAGCTGA
- a CDS encoding ATP-grasp domain-containing protein, which yields MTIACLEMLSFGLAHLARAARESGERLVLLTGVEPLYLHELATLPAGSVEVVAVDTGDRKAVTKALAAIEDLRGLISSTDTWGVAGAELAAEFGLPGIDPAVIRLVRDKARVRDLLHSKGLSPFGAAPVEDAAAVDLEWLAAAVGLPAVIKDTAGTSSQNVWLVRDAQDLSRFHREAAGAALFGGLFAEPFLAGPVYSAETVTWAGETRLLGLSSRLMSAQPWFREDVTAFPVALAPAELSEIEAWLGEVLEALGYTDRFAHIELSMTVDGPRLIEVNPRIGGALVGESMCRALDVNVYGGLVDLARGVRPRLLDTALSGGPAVAFVLVYPTQAGELVAVHGLENIPRYPGRPTWYPTKAIGAHIGQLTDGRGYVGIVLAEGPTAEIATHRAVTAAGAVHAETRPRC from the coding sequence ATGACCATCGCCTGTCTTGAGATGCTCTCCTTCGGCCTCGCCCACCTCGCCCGCGCCGCGCGTGAGTCGGGCGAGCGTCTGGTGCTGTTGACCGGTGTGGAGCCGCTGTACCTGCATGAACTCGCCACCCTGCCCGCCGGATCCGTCGAGGTCGTGGCGGTCGACACCGGTGATCGGAAGGCGGTCACCAAGGCTCTCGCGGCGATCGAGGACCTCCGGGGCCTCATCAGCTCGACGGATACCTGGGGCGTGGCCGGCGCCGAACTCGCCGCCGAGTTCGGCCTGCCCGGCATCGATCCGGCGGTCATCCGGCTGGTACGCGACAAGGCCCGCGTACGCGACCTCCTGCACAGCAAGGGGCTCAGTCCGTTCGGGGCCGCGCCGGTCGAGGACGCGGCCGCTGTGGACCTGGAGTGGCTCGCCGCGGCAGTCGGTCTGCCGGCCGTCATCAAGGACACGGCAGGCACCAGCAGTCAGAACGTCTGGCTCGTCCGTGACGCCCAGGACCTCTCGCGCTTCCACCGGGAAGCCGCGGGCGCAGCCCTGTTCGGAGGGCTGTTCGCGGAGCCGTTCCTGGCCGGACCGGTGTACAGCGCGGAGACGGTGACCTGGGCGGGAGAGACCAGGCTGCTGGGCCTTTCGAGCCGCCTCATGTCCGCGCAGCCCTGGTTCCGGGAGGACGTGACGGCGTTTCCGGTGGCGCTGGCGCCGGCGGAGCTGAGCGAGATCGAAGCGTGGCTGGGAGAGGTTCTGGAAGCCCTCGGATACACCGACCGCTTCGCCCACATCGAACTGTCCATGACCGTCGACGGGCCGCGGCTGATCGAAGTGAATCCCCGCATCGGCGGGGCCCTGGTCGGTGAATCCATGTGCCGCGCACTGGACGTCAACGTGTACGGCGGCCTCGTCGACCTCGCACGCGGCGTGCGACCACGACTGCTCGACACTGCCTTGTCCGGAGGCCCCGCCGTCGCCTTCGTCCTCGTGTACCCGACACAGGCCGGCGAACTCGTCGCCGTGCACGGCCTGGAGAACATCCCCCGCTACCCGGGACGGCCCACGTGGTATCCGACCAAGGCGATCGGAGCGCATATCGGCCAACTCACCGACGGACGAGGGTATGTGGGCATCGTGCTTGCCGAGGGCCCCACCGCGGAGATCGCCACGCACCGTGCGGTCACCGCGGCGGGAGCCGTGCACGCCGAGACGCGCCCCCGGTGTTAG
- a CDS encoding ABC transporter ATP-binding protein: protein MLDIVEISARYGGPNAPTVVQDVTMSVAAGEIVGLVGESGCGKTTLARVVTGLHRPDAGVVRVGEVDVHGIRGRALRAHRRQVQMVFQDPSLTLSPRQTVRQALDEPLRIHRLGDARFRSARVRELLDLVGLNPEVGDRRPRQLSGGQQQRVAIARALALEPRLLICDEPVTALDVSVQAKVLNLLCDLRDRLDFGCLFITHDLAVVSQLADRIAVMRHGRIVEQGRTEDVTTRPRHAYTRSLLAAIPTVEIRAAGDVVRSWSPTVPGA, encoded by the coding sequence GTGCTAGACATCGTGGAGATCAGCGCGCGCTACGGCGGCCCGAACGCCCCGACAGTGGTCCAGGACGTCACGATGAGCGTCGCCGCGGGCGAGATCGTCGGGCTGGTCGGCGAGTCGGGCTGCGGCAAGACGACGCTGGCGCGTGTCGTGACCGGGTTGCACCGGCCGGACGCGGGAGTGGTGCGCGTCGGGGAAGTGGACGTGCACGGGATCCGGGGCCGCGCGCTTCGAGCACACCGGCGGCAGGTCCAGATGGTGTTCCAGGACCCTTCTCTCACCCTCAGCCCACGTCAGACCGTCCGGCAGGCCCTCGACGAACCGCTGCGCATCCACCGGCTGGGTGACGCGCGATTCCGGTCGGCGCGCGTCCGCGAACTGCTCGACCTCGTCGGGCTGAACCCGGAGGTGGGCGACCGCCGCCCCCGGCAGCTGTCCGGGGGACAGCAGCAGCGTGTGGCGATCGCCCGGGCACTGGCTCTGGAGCCACGGCTGCTCATCTGCGACGAACCGGTCACGGCACTCGACGTATCGGTCCAGGCGAAGGTGCTCAATCTCCTGTGCGATCTGCGCGACCGACTCGACTTCGGCTGTCTGTTCATCACCCATGACCTCGCCGTCGTCTCGCAGTTGGCGGACCGGATCGCCGTCATGCGGCACGGCCGTATCGTCGAGCAGGGCCGGACCGAGGACGTCACCACACGCCCTCGGCACGCATACACCCGCAGTCTGCTCGCGGCCATCCCCACCGTGGAGATCCGCGCCGCGGGGGACGTCGTCCGGAGCTGGTCGCCGACCGTCCCAGGGGCTTAG
- a CDS encoding class I SAM-dependent methyltransferase, with protein sequence MDWYEDLNLWSGFSAVLFSPERERRAAEVVATSPLLAFPPGSRVLDQCCGVGVFTAPLAQQGYRTTGVDLHAELLDRAAVVCAEAKVEAAFVQADVREYVAPGAYDVVLNLYTSFGYFEDPEENLHVLRNAHASLAPGGRLIVDLLSKETYASWVGPPKIVDIPGGMVVMRDTILDDWSRYRTDWTMVRGNTAEHSSLTCYVYSATELRAMFEQAGFESVECFGDWDARPYDGGANRLIVRGTRARTA encoded by the coding sequence ATGGACTGGTACGAGGACCTGAACCTGTGGTCCGGCTTCTCGGCGGTGCTCTTCTCGCCCGAGAGGGAGCGGCGAGCCGCCGAGGTGGTGGCCACGTCACCGCTGCTCGCGTTCCCGCCCGGCAGCCGTGTGCTCGACCAGTGCTGCGGTGTCGGCGTGTTCACGGCGCCCCTGGCCCAGCAGGGCTACCGGACGACCGGAGTCGACCTCCATGCCGAACTGCTCGACCGGGCCGCCGTCGTGTGCGCGGAGGCCAAGGTCGAGGCGGCGTTCGTCCAGGCGGACGTGCGCGAGTACGTGGCGCCGGGCGCCTACGACGTGGTGCTGAACCTGTACACCTCCTTCGGCTACTTCGAGGACCCCGAGGAGAACCTTCACGTCCTGCGCAACGCCCACGCTTCGCTCGCCCCGGGCGGACGGCTGATCGTGGACCTGCTGAGCAAGGAGACCTACGCGTCCTGGGTCGGCCCCCCGAAGATCGTCGACATACCCGGCGGCATGGTCGTGATGCGCGACACCATCCTGGACGACTGGTCCCGGTACCGGACCGACTGGACCATGGTGCGGGGAAACACGGCCGAGCACTCCTCGCTCACCTGCTACGTCTACAGCGCCACGGAACTGCGGGCCATGTTCGAACAGGCCGGGTTCGAGAGCGTCGAGTGCTTCGGCGACTGGGACGCCCGCCCGTACGACGGTGGAGCCAACCGCCTGATAGTGCGGGGAACCAGGGCACGAACGGCGTGA
- a CDS encoding class I SAM-dependent methyltransferase: protein MEWFENETLWVDFTEVLFSAGRADEARARVASSPLLRVPAAAAVLDLGCGPGAYAIPLAGRGAAVTGVDLSAALLKRAEAGAAEEGVELRLVRADMREFVEPDRFDLAISMYTSFGLFADHDDNMRVLRNVRASLKPGGRLLIDLYGKEILARDGGLPHVRDVEGGTLTVRGTILGDWERFRDDFILVRGDRARTAFVEHTLYSASELKAMLVEAGFTEVECFGGFDAEPFDNHARRLIVRGSRGSDTR from the coding sequence ATGGAATGGTTCGAGAACGAGACGTTGTGGGTCGATTTCACGGAGGTGTTGTTCTCCGCCGGACGCGCCGATGAGGCCAGGGCCCGCGTCGCCTCGTCGCCGCTGCTGCGGGTGCCTGCCGCCGCCGCGGTGCTCGATCTCGGTTGCGGGCCGGGGGCGTACGCGATCCCGCTGGCCGGTCGCGGAGCCGCGGTCACCGGTGTGGATCTGAGTGCGGCGCTGCTCAAGCGCGCTGAGGCGGGGGCGGCCGAAGAGGGCGTGGAACTGCGGCTCGTCCGGGCGGACATGCGCGAGTTCGTCGAGCCGGACCGGTTCGATCTGGCCATCAGCATGTACACCTCCTTCGGTCTCTTCGCCGATCACGACGACAACATGCGGGTCCTGCGCAACGTGCGGGCGAGCCTCAAGCCGGGGGGCCGCCTCCTCATCGACCTGTACGGGAAGGAGATCCTCGCCCGGGACGGCGGCCTGCCGCACGTACGGGATGTCGAGGGGGGCACCCTGACCGTCCGCGGCACGATCCTCGGAGACTGGGAGCGTTTCCGGGACGACTTCATCCTGGTCCGGGGAGACCGGGCCCGGACGGCGTTCGTCGAGCACACCCTTTACAGCGCTTCCGAGCTGAAAGCGATGCTCGTCGAGGCGGGGTTCACCGAGGTCGAGTGCTTCGGGGGCTTCGATGCCGAACCCTTCGACAACCATGCCCGGCGACTGATCGTGCGGGGCAGCCGCGGGTCGGACACCCGCTAA
- a CDS encoding dipeptide/oligopeptide/nickel ABC transporter permease/ATP-binding protein: protein MTATRQRPAGRAWIGTALLALPLALFAIVGVLAPVLAPADPTANDLAAGLLPPTSENPLGTDQLGRDQLSRMLYGARISLSVTAAVLAVALTAGTVIGATAGYLGGRVDRVVSRAIDVVVSLPGMLVTLAVIGVRGPGVENLILALSLWSWAPYARIARARVADLRRSPHLDALRLLGAGRARILGRHLLPPALAPCLVYASTDVGTIVLGVATLSFLGLGVAPPSAEWGQMLVEGRAFMDSAWWLAYPPGVAITAVVFAANLLGERLAAGEERPSVLRLVRPTRTGSARRTRRTTEPPARSRAAEPTTPPGPEATPGRPEDTPVLQVRDLTVTYPQGRERRRVVTGMSYEVRRGEVLALVGETGSGKTTAAMAPFGLLDPYAVVTGSAVLGSRAGTREMVGLTPGERRSFNGHSVGVVFQDSGTVLNPLRTIGAHVDEAVRNAGRGGRRPATRRVTEQLLRLAGLPDPTTVAREFPHQLSGGMRQRAQIAIALACEPELLIADEPTSALDVTVQAQLLDLLARLREELAMSMVVVSHDLGVVTRLADRVAVVYSGRIVETGPLAAVLTGPHHPYTQGLLDAVPRPGTAPGTRFRTMPGQGGTGPDDTGGCGFAPRCSHAVAACVDATPPLEMLTGTAEHRSACLWHPGERTAAAGKGDTPC, encoded by the coding sequence ATGACCGCCACACGGCAACGCCCGGCGGGCCGGGCATGGATCGGCACGGCTCTGCTCGCCCTGCCCCTGGCCCTCTTCGCGATCGTCGGGGTGCTCGCCCCGGTACTCGCTCCGGCCGATCCGACCGCCAACGACCTCGCGGCCGGGCTGCTGCCGCCGACCTCGGAGAACCCGCTCGGCACCGACCAGCTCGGCCGGGACCAGCTCAGCCGCATGCTCTACGGCGCACGGATCTCGCTCTCGGTCACCGCCGCCGTGCTCGCGGTCGCCCTGACGGCCGGCACCGTCATCGGGGCGACCGCCGGATACCTCGGCGGACGGGTCGACCGGGTCGTCTCCCGGGCCATCGATGTGGTGGTCTCGCTGCCCGGCATGCTGGTCACCCTCGCGGTCATCGGGGTCCGGGGCCCCGGCGTGGAGAACCTCATCCTCGCGCTGTCGCTCTGGTCGTGGGCGCCGTACGCGCGGATCGCGCGCGCCCGCGTGGCCGACCTGCGCAGGAGCCCCCATCTGGACGCGCTGCGCCTGCTCGGTGCGGGCCGCGCGCGCATCCTCGGCCGGCATCTGCTCCCGCCCGCGCTGGCCCCCTGCCTCGTCTACGCCAGCACCGATGTCGGCACCATCGTCCTCGGCGTGGCCACACTGAGCTTCCTCGGCCTGGGGGTCGCGCCACCGAGCGCCGAGTGGGGTCAGATGCTGGTCGAGGGACGGGCGTTCATGGACTCCGCGTGGTGGCTCGCCTATCCGCCCGGCGTCGCCATCACGGCGGTGGTGTTCGCCGCCAATCTGCTCGGTGAGCGGCTGGCGGCCGGCGAGGAGCGGCCCTCGGTCCTCCGCCTGGTCCGTCCGACACGAACCGGCTCGGCCCGGCGGACTCGCAGGACGACCGAACCGCCCGCGCGTTCCCGAGCCGCCGAACCGACCACGCCCCCCGGGCCGGAGGCCACGCCGGGACGTCCCGAGGACACTCCGGTCCTCCAGGTGCGCGACCTCACCGTCACCTACCCGCAGGGCCGCGAGCGCCGCCGTGTCGTCACGGGCATGTCGTACGAGGTCCGGCGTGGTGAGGTCCTCGCCCTCGTCGGCGAGACCGGCAGCGGCAAGACCACGGCCGCGATGGCCCCGTTCGGCCTGCTGGACCCGTACGCGGTCGTCACCGGCTCCGCCGTGCTCGGCAGCCGGGCCGGGACGCGCGAGATGGTCGGGCTCACCCCGGGGGAGCGGCGTAGCTTCAACGGCCACAGCGTAGGGGTGGTCTTCCAGGACAGCGGCACCGTCCTCAACCCGCTCCGTACGATCGGCGCGCATGTCGACGAGGCCGTCCGCAACGCGGGACGTGGCGGACGGCGCCCCGCGACCCGCCGGGTCACCGAGCAACTGCTGCGCCTGGCCGGTCTGCCCGACCCCACCACGGTCGCCCGGGAGTTCCCCCACCAGCTGTCCGGAGGAATGCGTCAGCGGGCGCAGATCGCCATCGCCCTGGCCTGCGAACCGGAGCTGCTGATCGCCGACGAGCCCACGTCCGCCCTCGACGTCACGGTCCAGGCCCAACTGCTCGACCTGCTGGCACGCCTGCGCGAGGAGCTGGCGATGTCCATGGTCGTCGTCAGCCACGACCTCGGGGTGGTGACGCGCCTGGCCGACAGGGTCGCCGTCGTCTACTCCGGCCGGATCGTCGAGACGGGACCCCTGGCGGCGGTGCTCACCGGGCCCCATCACCCCTACACCCAGGGCCTGCTGGACGCGGTACCGCGCCCGGGGACTGCGCCGGGCACCCGGTTCCGCACCATGCCGGGCCAAGGAGGCACCGGCCCGGACGACACCGGCGGCTGCGGATTCGCGCCCCGCTGCTCCCATGCCGTGGCAGCCTGCGTGGACGCGACACCTCCGTTGGAGATGCTGACAGGGACCGCTGAGCACCGGTCGGCCTGCCTGTGGCACCCCGGCGAGCGCACGGCCGCCGCCGGGAAGGGAGACACCCCGTGCTAG
- a CDS encoding dipeptide epimerase has product MDHDSGTTELSVRRESLRLIETVKSSRGEIDSVDTCMVSLTYDGITAYGEGTPTEYSGVTADDVVGAVATEGAHILGPNLNNPQLVLDRIQEWDAPAGARMALDGAVHDWIGKAARLPTWKLLGMPRTLGPTVYTISMASPEEAVSAVRKAPDVGALKVKVGGPDDLEALEAIREVTTLPVRIDANEAWDLDTARALTPRLRELGIQLIEQPFPTTAIDDYHRYRERVDRLPVFLDEGCTDAASVLAARSYADGVVVKLCKAGGIRGARRVMEAGREAGLQVMLSCMCESELAISQAAQLATLADHIDMDGHLYLSDPPFRGLRLEDRGIVLGDEPGLGVRPAR; this is encoded by the coding sequence ATGGATCATGATTCCGGCACGACCGAACTCTCCGTGCGCCGGGAGTCCTTGCGGCTCATCGAGACCGTGAAGAGTTCCCGCGGCGAGATCGACTCCGTCGACACCTGCATGGTCAGCCTCACGTACGACGGGATAACCGCCTATGGCGAGGGCACCCCGACCGAGTACAGCGGAGTGACGGCGGACGATGTCGTGGGCGCGGTCGCGACCGAGGGCGCGCACATCCTCGGTCCGAACCTGAACAACCCACAGCTCGTCCTCGACCGCATCCAGGAATGGGACGCGCCCGCGGGCGCACGGATGGCGCTGGACGGCGCGGTGCACGACTGGATCGGCAAGGCCGCCCGCCTGCCGACCTGGAAGCTGCTCGGCATGCCGAGAACCCTCGGGCCCACGGTCTACACCATCAGCATGGCGAGCCCGGAGGAAGCCGTCAGCGCGGTCCGCAAGGCGCCTGACGTGGGCGCGCTCAAGGTGAAGGTCGGCGGGCCGGACGACCTGGAGGCTCTGGAGGCGATACGGGAAGTGACGACGCTGCCGGTCCGCATCGACGCCAACGAGGCATGGGATCTCGACACCGCTCGCGCCCTCACGCCCCGCCTGCGCGAACTCGGTATCCAGCTCATCGAGCAGCCGTTTCCCACCACGGCCATCGACGACTACCACCGCTACCGGGAACGCGTGGACCGGCTGCCGGTCTTCCTCGACGAGGGATGCACCGACGCGGCCAGCGTCCTCGCCGCGCGGTCGTACGCCGACGGCGTGGTCGTCAAGCTGTGCAAGGCAGGCGGAATCCGGGGCGCACGGCGGGTCATGGAGGCCGGCCGGGAGGCCGGGCTCCAGGTGATGCTCAGTTGCATGTGCGAGTCGGAGCTCGCCATCAGCCAGGCCGCGCAACTCGCCACACTGGCCGACCATATAGACATGGACGGTCACCTCTACCTCAGTGACCCGCCTTTCCGGGGACTCCGTCTCGAAGACCGCGGCATCGTCCTGGGCGATGAGCCCGGCCTGGGCGTACGCCCCGCACGGTGA
- a CDS encoding ABC transporter permease, translating into MRSPGRAATAGGHIARWTVDTVGVLLAMSVGTFALVLLARGDPAAVLAATRAGRPAMPEQIEAVRVELGLDDPAPVRYLRWLAHACTGDFGRSLRTNTPIGPEVADRLGVTLGLVGGSAVVAVVVGVGVGVAGAVLRRGVLRGALRTGALLVSSIPSFWLSYLLVLYLAIRLGLLPTSGMAGPSTWLMPMAVLGLPVAGVLSRVVAVTLREALDRPYVRAAQARGSGTLSIVVRDGLPNAAGPILSVAGFGVGSLLVATVVVEQIFGWPGMGAYFVQAAGSRDVPALQAATLVMGGGFILANRCADVLQGLVDPRSRRGKDTRSRRRPTFPRRKNPGRDTVLRDPVGVPGARIGRGET; encoded by the coding sequence GTGAGATCACCGGGTCGGGCGGCGACCGCCGGCGGGCACATCGCGCGATGGACCGTCGACACCGTCGGCGTGCTGCTGGCGATGTCGGTGGGGACCTTCGCCCTCGTCCTGCTCGCACGGGGAGACCCCGCGGCGGTGCTGGCGGCGACCCGGGCAGGCCGCCCCGCCATGCCGGAACAGATCGAGGCCGTCCGCGTGGAGCTCGGGCTCGACGATCCGGCGCCCGTACGGTACCTGCGGTGGCTGGCCCACGCCTGCACCGGCGATTTCGGGCGCTCGTTGCGTACGAACACCCCCATCGGCCCCGAAGTGGCGGACCGGCTGGGTGTCACGCTGGGCCTGGTGGGCGGGTCCGCCGTGGTCGCCGTCGTGGTCGGGGTGGGCGTCGGCGTCGCCGGTGCGGTCCTTCGACGCGGAGTCCTGCGCGGCGCCCTGCGCACCGGGGCGCTCCTGGTCAGCTCCATACCGTCGTTCTGGCTCAGCTACCTCCTGGTCCTGTATCTGGCGATCCGCCTCGGACTGCTGCCGACATCGGGCATGGCCGGCCCCTCGACGTGGCTGATGCCCATGGCGGTACTGGGACTGCCGGTGGCGGGCGTGCTGAGCCGGGTGGTCGCCGTCACGCTGCGCGAGGCACTCGACCGTCCCTACGTACGCGCGGCGCAGGCACGGGGCAGTGGAACGCTGTCGATCGTGGTGCGCGACGGACTGCCCAACGCCGCCGGACCGATCCTCTCCGTCGCCGGGTTCGGCGTCGGCAGCCTTCTCGTGGCCACCGTCGTCGTGGAGCAGATCTTCGGCTGGCCCGGCATGGGGGCCTACTTCGTCCAGGCCGCCGGTTCCCGGGACGTCCCGGCGCTACAGGCGGCCACACTCGTCATGGGGGGCGGCTTCATCCTGGCCAACCGCTGCGCCGACGTTCTGCAGGGACTCGTGGATCCCCGCTCCCGCCGAGGCAAGGACACGCGTTCCCGCCGCCGGCCCACGTTCCCCCGGAGGAAGAACCCGGGCCGGGACACGGTGCTCCGCGACCCGGTCGGCGTTCCCGGCGCCCGGATCGGACGGGGGGAGACATGA
- a CDS encoding MFS transporter: protein MTSTRRGTPGGSAPSGVRLFTGTQRALLGSGLLVNLISFSVYPYLAVLLRDRMSLSMGQVGVVLGLATFVQFAGGVPGAALAERIGFQRCLSISMVMQTLGSLGFVVGGAWPAVTIAALFLRSAATALYSPSVRGYTVHGASQDERPRLVAASYATGNVGIALGPVVGSLFIHDPGGMFVAATVLHALMMIGHVFLPREHRDDSEVIEPMRRALRGLAVLPFAVTALTLYLHMHFYQYLSSYAEDRVPTVFYGAAMMGYSLVLALLQPLIADRVERMRYTSAMAIGFGGLGVGMIAFTGGNEMMFAVGILAIGAGNSVLLLKNVLEALARTERSPAVVFSHQRLAEGVGAFLSGLVGGGLYYQFETAGQLPGFWLAVAAQCVLIPPVLLLVHRRFRRPSCERAGS, encoded by the coding sequence GTGACATCCACGCGCCGCGGGACGCCGGGCGGCTCCGCACCGTCCGGCGTCCGCCTGTTCACCGGCACGCAACGGGCGCTGCTCGGAAGCGGGCTCCTCGTCAACCTCATCAGCTTCTCCGTCTACCCCTACCTGGCGGTTCTGCTCCGCGACCGGATGTCACTCTCCATGGGGCAGGTGGGAGTCGTCCTCGGGCTGGCGACCTTCGTGCAGTTCGCCGGGGGAGTACCGGGCGCCGCACTCGCCGAGCGCATCGGGTTCCAGCGGTGCCTGTCGATCTCGATGGTCATGCAGACTCTCGGCTCACTGGGCTTCGTCGTCGGCGGGGCGTGGCCGGCGGTGACGATCGCCGCCCTGTTCCTGCGTTCGGCGGCGACGGCCCTCTACTCACCGAGCGTCAGAGGCTATACCGTCCACGGCGCGAGCCAGGACGAACGACCACGCCTGGTGGCCGCGAGCTACGCCACGGGCAACGTCGGGATCGCGCTCGGACCGGTGGTGGGTTCCCTGTTCATCCACGACCCCGGCGGGATGTTCGTCGCCGCCACCGTGCTGCACGCCCTCATGATGATCGGCCACGTCTTCCTGCCCCGTGAGCACCGGGACGACAGCGAGGTGATCGAGCCGATGCGCCGGGCCCTCCGGGGCCTCGCCGTCCTGCCCTTCGCGGTGACGGCTCTCACGCTCTACCTGCACATGCACTTCTACCAGTATCTGTCGTCCTACGCCGAGGACAGGGTCCCCACCGTGTTCTACGGCGCGGCCATGATGGGCTACTCGCTGGTGCTGGCACTGCTCCAGCCCCTGATCGCCGACCGTGTCGAGCGGATGCGCTACACCAGCGCCATGGCCATCGGCTTCGGGGGCCTGGGAGTCGGCATGATCGCATTCACCGGCGGGAACGAGATGATGTTCGCCGTCGGCATCCTCGCCATAGGCGCGGGCAACTCCGTCCTGCTGCTCAAGAACGTCCTCGAAGCGCTCGCCCGAACGGAACGGTCTCCGGCCGTGGTGTTCAGTCACCAGCGGCTGGCCGAAGGCGTCGGCGCCTTCCTCAGCGGGCTGGTCGGGGGAGGGCTCTATTACCAGTTCGAGACCGCGGGACAACTCCCCGGATTCTGGCTGGCGGTCGCCGCCCAGTGCGTGCTGATACCCCCGGTCCTGCTGCTCGTGCACCGCCGGTTCCGGCGCCCCTCGTGTGAAAGGGCAGGTTCATGA